A stretch of Phragmites australis chromosome 12, lpPhrAust1.1, whole genome shotgun sequence DNA encodes these proteins:
- the LOC133886674 gene encoding zinc finger CCCH domain-containing protein 63-like isoform X3, with product MPVRLVEATPLIARDGSCAAGEGSCSAGESSSSAAAVAMAVAAAVIRPHGADEVAEAMWQMNLGEAVESGPYPERVGEPDCSYYMRTGLCRFGMTCKFNHPADRKLAVAAARMKGEYPQRIGQPECQYYLKTGTCKFGATCKFHHPREKAAMANQVQLNALGYPLRPNEMECSYYLRTGQCKFGSTCKFHHPQPSNTMVAVRGSVYSPGQSATSPGQHAYQRAVTSWPLSRSGSFIASPRWPGHSSYAQVIVPPGLVQVPGWNPYAAQIGSSSSDDHQRMPGAAQYYTGSHQSETPGMGDQGIFSSYQAGSVPIGLYAVQRENVFPERPDQPECQFYMKTGDCKFGAVCKFHHPKERTIPTPNCALSSLGLPLRWGEPVCTFYSRYGMCKFGPNCKFDHPMGTVVYGLASSPTSDVSTARRMLAQVPSHSEVSLDNGSGRSRRITHSDPQQIPSGERSTEREAS from the exons ATGCCGGTGCGTTTGGTGGAG GCGACACCGTTGATTGCCAGGGATGGCTCCTGTGCTGCAGGGGAGGGCTCCTGTTCTGCAGGGGAGAGCTCCTCTTCAGCCGCCGCAGTCGCTATGGCTGTCGCAGCTGCCGTCATAAGGCCCCATGGGGCTGATGAAG TTGCAGAGGCGATGTGGCAGATGAATTTAGGAGAAGCCGTGGAATCTGGGCCATACCCAGAGCGTGTTGGAGAGCCAGACTGTAGTTATTACATGAGGACCGGCCTCTGCAGGTTTGGGATGACCTGTAAATTTAATCATCCAGCAGACAGAAAGCTG gctgttgctgctgcaagAATGAAGGGAGAATATCCTCAAAGAATCGGCCAGCCTGAATGCCAA TACTATCTAAAGACCGGCACATGCAAATTTGGAGCAACCTGCAAGTTTCACCACCCCCGAGAAAAGGCTGCGATGGCAAATCAAGTACAGTTGAATGCTTTGGGCTACCCACTACGACCG AATGAAATGGAATGTTCTTATTATTTAAGAACAGGGCAGTGCAAGTTTGGAAGCACATGTAAGTTTCACCATCCACAACCATCTAACACCATGGTTGCGGTACGTGGCTCTGTTTATTCACCTGGACAGTCTGCAACTTCTCCTGGTCAGCATGCTTACCAAAGGGCTGTAACAAGCTGGCCCTTGTCAAGATCTGGTTCTTTCATTGCAAGTCCGAGGTGGCCAGGTCATTCAAGCTATGCACAAGTGATTGTTCCTCCGGGGCTTGTTCAGGTCCCAGGGTGGAATCCTTATGCT gcACAGATTGGTTCTTCGTCTTCGGATGACCACCAGCGGATGCCCGGAGCTGCCCAATACTATACTGGCTCACACCAGAGTGAGACACCTGGCATGGGTGATCAAGGAATCTTTTCATCATACCAAGCTGGTTCTGTTCCTATTGGACTTTATGCCGTACAGAGGGAGAATGTATTTCCAGAGAGACCTGACCAACCTGAATGTCAGTTCTATATGAAAACTGGAGACTGTAAGTTTGGTGCCGTATGCAAGTTCCATCATCCCAAAGAGCGGACAATTCCTACTCCCAATTGTGCGCTGAGCTCACTAGGCCTGCCATTACGCTGG GGAGAGCCCGTATGCACTTTCTATTCTCGCTATGGCATGTGCAAGTTTGGTCCAAACTGCAAATTCGACCATCCAATGGGAACCGTCGTATATGGCCTTGCCTCTTCACCAACTAGTGATGTATCAACTGCTCGACGTATGCTGGCACAAGTACCATCGCATTCAGAAGTATCGCTTGACAATGGGTCCGGAAGGTCTCGGAGGATTACCCATTCAGATCCCCAGCAAATACCCTCTGGTGAAAGGAGCACTGAGAGAGAGGCGTCCTAA
- the LOC133886674 gene encoding zinc finger CCCH domain-containing protein 63-like isoform X4: MSYLLDNAEATPLIARDGSCAAGEGSCSAGESSSSAAAVAMAVAAAVIRPHGADEEAMWQMNLGEAVESGPYPERVGEPDCSYYMRTGLCRFGMTCKFNHPADRKLAVAAARMKGEYPQRIGQPECQYYLKTGTCKFGATCKFHHPREKAAMANQVQLNALGYPLRPNEMECSYYLRTGQCKFGSTCKFHHPQPSNTMVAVRGSVYSPGQSATSPGQHAYQRAVTSWPLSRSGSFIASPRWPGHSSYAQVIVPPGLVQVPGWNPYAAQIGSSSSDDHQRMPGAAQYYTGSHQSETPGMGDQGIFSSYQAGSVPIGLYAVQRENVFPERPDQPECQFYMKTGDCKFGAVCKFHHPKERTIPTPNCALSSLGLPLRWGEPVCTFYSRYGMCKFGPNCKFDHPMGTVVYGLASSPTSDVSTARRMLAQVPSHSEVSLDNGSGRSRRITHSDPQQIPSGERSTEREAS, translated from the exons ATGTCCTATCTCTTGGATAATGCTGAG GCGACACCGTTGATTGCCAGGGATGGCTCCTGTGCTGCAGGGGAGGGCTCCTGTTCTGCAGGGGAGAGCTCCTCTTCAGCCGCCGCAGTCGCTATGGCTGTCGCAGCTGCCGTCATAAGGCCCCATGGGGCTGATGAAG AGGCGATGTGGCAGATGAATTTAGGAGAAGCCGTGGAATCTGGGCCATACCCAGAGCGTGTTGGAGAGCCAGACTGTAGTTATTACATGAGGACCGGCCTCTGCAGGTTTGGGATGACCTGTAAATTTAATCATCCAGCAGACAGAAAGCTG gctgttgctgctgcaagAATGAAGGGAGAATATCCTCAAAGAATCGGCCAGCCTGAATGCCAA TACTATCTAAAGACCGGCACATGCAAATTTGGAGCAACCTGCAAGTTTCACCACCCCCGAGAAAAGGCTGCGATGGCAAATCAAGTACAGTTGAATGCTTTGGGCTACCCACTACGACCG AATGAAATGGAATGTTCTTATTATTTAAGAACAGGGCAGTGCAAGTTTGGAAGCACATGTAAGTTTCACCATCCACAACCATCTAACACCATGGTTGCGGTACGTGGCTCTGTTTATTCACCTGGACAGTCTGCAACTTCTCCTGGTCAGCATGCTTACCAAAGGGCTGTAACAAGCTGGCCCTTGTCAAGATCTGGTTCTTTCATTGCAAGTCCGAGGTGGCCAGGTCATTCAAGCTATGCACAAGTGATTGTTCCTCCGGGGCTTGTTCAGGTCCCAGGGTGGAATCCTTATGCT gcACAGATTGGTTCTTCGTCTTCGGATGACCACCAGCGGATGCCCGGAGCTGCCCAATACTATACTGGCTCACACCAGAGTGAGACACCTGGCATGGGTGATCAAGGAATCTTTTCATCATACCAAGCTGGTTCTGTTCCTATTGGACTTTATGCCGTACAGAGGGAGAATGTATTTCCAGAGAGACCTGACCAACCTGAATGTCAGTTCTATATGAAAACTGGAGACTGTAAGTTTGGTGCCGTATGCAAGTTCCATCATCCCAAAGAGCGGACAATTCCTACTCCCAATTGTGCGCTGAGCTCACTAGGCCTGCCATTACGCTGG GGAGAGCCCGTATGCACTTTCTATTCTCGCTATGGCATGTGCAAGTTTGGTCCAAACTGCAAATTCGACCATCCAATGGGAACCGTCGTATATGGCCTTGCCTCTTCACCAACTAGTGATGTATCAACTGCTCGACGTATGCTGGCACAAGTACCATCGCATTCAGAAGTATCGCTTGACAATGGGTCCGGAAGGTCTCGGAGGATTACCCATTCAGATCCCCAGCAAATACCCTCTGGTGAAAGGAGCACTGAGAGAGAGGCGTCCTAA
- the LOC133886674 gene encoding zinc finger CCCH domain-containing protein 63-like isoform X6, translating to MAAPSAGAGGGGGGGEGSSSSAAAAAAATIGPHGVDEGLLRLTCFSNAGAFGGEAMWQMNLGEAVESGPYPERVGEPDCSYYMRTGLCRFGMTCKFNHPADRKLAVAAARMKGEYPQRIGQPECQYYLKTGTCKFGATCKFHHPREKAAMANQVQLNALGYPLRPNEMECSYYLRTGQCKFGSTCKFHHPQPSNTMVAVRGSVYSPGQSATSPGQHAYQRAVTSWPLSRSGSFIASPRWPGHSSYAQVIVPPGLVQVPGWNPYAAQIGSSSSDDHQRMPGAAQYYTGSHQSETPGMGDQGIFSSYQAGSVPIGLYAVQRENVFPERPDQPECQFYMKTGDCKFGAVCKFHHPKERTIPTPNCALSSLGLPLRWGEPVCTFYSRYGMCKFGPNCKFDHPMGTVVYGLASSPTSDVSTARRMLAQVPSHSEVSLDNGSGRSRRITHSDPQQIPSGERSTEREAS from the exons ATGGCGGCGCCGTCCGCCGGGGCAGGGGGAGGCGGGGGCGGCGGGgagggctcctcctcctcggccgccgctgccgccgcggcgaCGATCGGGCCCCACGGGGTCGACGAAG GATTGCTTCGATTGACGTGCTTTAGCAATGCCGGTGCGTTTGGTGGAG AGGCGATGTGGCAGATGAATTTAGGAGAAGCCGTGGAATCTGGGCCATACCCAGAGCGTGTTGGAGAGCCAGACTGTAGTTATTACATGAGGACCGGCCTCTGCAGGTTTGGGATGACCTGTAAATTTAATCATCCAGCAGACAGAAAGCTG gctgttgctgctgcaagAATGAAGGGAGAATATCCTCAAAGAATCGGCCAGCCTGAATGCCAA TACTATCTAAAGACCGGCACATGCAAATTTGGAGCAACCTGCAAGTTTCACCACCCCCGAGAAAAGGCTGCGATGGCAAATCAAGTACAGTTGAATGCTTTGGGCTACCCACTACGACCG AATGAAATGGAATGTTCTTATTATTTAAGAACAGGGCAGTGCAAGTTTGGAAGCACATGTAAGTTTCACCATCCACAACCATCTAACACCATGGTTGCGGTACGTGGCTCTGTTTATTCACCTGGACAGTCTGCAACTTCTCCTGGTCAGCATGCTTACCAAAGGGCTGTAACAAGCTGGCCCTTGTCAAGATCTGGTTCTTTCATTGCAAGTCCGAGGTGGCCAGGTCATTCAAGCTATGCACAAGTGATTGTTCCTCCGGGGCTTGTTCAGGTCCCAGGGTGGAATCCTTATGCT gcACAGATTGGTTCTTCGTCTTCGGATGACCACCAGCGGATGCCCGGAGCTGCCCAATACTATACTGGCTCACACCAGAGTGAGACACCTGGCATGGGTGATCAAGGAATCTTTTCATCATACCAAGCTGGTTCTGTTCCTATTGGACTTTATGCCGTACAGAGGGAGAATGTATTTCCAGAGAGACCTGACCAACCTGAATGTCAGTTCTATATGAAAACTGGAGACTGTAAGTTTGGTGCCGTATGCAAGTTCCATCATCCCAAAGAGCGGACAATTCCTACTCCCAATTGTGCGCTGAGCTCACTAGGCCTGCCATTACGCTGG GGAGAGCCCGTATGCACTTTCTATTCTCGCTATGGCATGTGCAAGTTTGGTCCAAACTGCAAATTCGACCATCCAATGGGAACCGTCGTATATGGCCTTGCCTCTTCACCAACTAGTGATGTATCAACTGCTCGACGTATGCTGGCACAAGTACCATCGCATTCAGAAGTATCGCTTGACAATGGGTCCGGAAGGTCTCGGAGGATTACCCATTCAGATCCCCAGCAAATACCCTCTGGTGAAAGGAGCACTGAGAGAGAGGCGTCCTAA
- the LOC133886674 gene encoding zinc finger CCCH domain-containing protein 63-like isoform X2 — translation MAAPSAGAGGGGGGGEGSSSSAAAAAAATIGPHGVDEGLLRLTCFSNAGAFGGVAEAMWQMNLGEAVESGPYPERVGEPDCSYYMRTGLCRFGMTCKFNHPADRKLAVAAARMKGEYPQRIGQPECQYYLKTGTCKFGATCKFHHPREKAAMANQVQLNALGYPLRPNEMECSYYLRTGQCKFGSTCKFHHPQPSNTMVAVRGSVYSPGQSATSPGQHAYQRAVTSWPLSRSGSFIASPRWPGHSSYAQVIVPPGLVQVPGWNPYAAQIGSSSSDDHQRMPGAAQYYTGSHQSETPGMGDQGIFSSYQAGSVPIGLYAVQRENVFPERPDQPECQFYMKTGDCKFGAVCKFHHPKERTIPTPNCALSSLGLPLRWGEPVCTFYSRYGMCKFGPNCKFDHPMGTVVYGLASSPTSDVSTARRMLAQVPSHSEVSLDNGSGRSRRITHSDPQQIPSGERSTEREAS, via the exons ATGGCGGCGCCGTCCGCCGGGGCAGGGGGAGGCGGGGGCGGCGGGgagggctcctcctcctcggccgccgctgccgccgcggcgaCGATCGGGCCCCACGGGGTCGACGAAG GATTGCTTCGATTGACGTGCTTTAGCAATGCCGGTGCGTTTGGTGGAG TTGCAGAGGCGATGTGGCAGATGAATTTAGGAGAAGCCGTGGAATCTGGGCCATACCCAGAGCGTGTTGGAGAGCCAGACTGTAGTTATTACATGAGGACCGGCCTCTGCAGGTTTGGGATGACCTGTAAATTTAATCATCCAGCAGACAGAAAGCTG gctgttgctgctgcaagAATGAAGGGAGAATATCCTCAAAGAATCGGCCAGCCTGAATGCCAA TACTATCTAAAGACCGGCACATGCAAATTTGGAGCAACCTGCAAGTTTCACCACCCCCGAGAAAAGGCTGCGATGGCAAATCAAGTACAGTTGAATGCTTTGGGCTACCCACTACGACCG AATGAAATGGAATGTTCTTATTATTTAAGAACAGGGCAGTGCAAGTTTGGAAGCACATGTAAGTTTCACCATCCACAACCATCTAACACCATGGTTGCGGTACGTGGCTCTGTTTATTCACCTGGACAGTCTGCAACTTCTCCTGGTCAGCATGCTTACCAAAGGGCTGTAACAAGCTGGCCCTTGTCAAGATCTGGTTCTTTCATTGCAAGTCCGAGGTGGCCAGGTCATTCAAGCTATGCACAAGTGATTGTTCCTCCGGGGCTTGTTCAGGTCCCAGGGTGGAATCCTTATGCT gcACAGATTGGTTCTTCGTCTTCGGATGACCACCAGCGGATGCCCGGAGCTGCCCAATACTATACTGGCTCACACCAGAGTGAGACACCTGGCATGGGTGATCAAGGAATCTTTTCATCATACCAAGCTGGTTCTGTTCCTATTGGACTTTATGCCGTACAGAGGGAGAATGTATTTCCAGAGAGACCTGACCAACCTGAATGTCAGTTCTATATGAAAACTGGAGACTGTAAGTTTGGTGCCGTATGCAAGTTCCATCATCCCAAAGAGCGGACAATTCCTACTCCCAATTGTGCGCTGAGCTCACTAGGCCTGCCATTACGCTGG GGAGAGCCCGTATGCACTTTCTATTCTCGCTATGGCATGTGCAAGTTTGGTCCAAACTGCAAATTCGACCATCCAATGGGAACCGTCGTATATGGCCTTGCCTCTTCACCAACTAGTGATGTATCAACTGCTCGACGTATGCTGGCACAAGTACCATCGCATTCAGAAGTATCGCTTGACAATGGGTCCGGAAGGTCTCGGAGGATTACCCATTCAGATCCCCAGCAAATACCCTCTGGTGAAAGGAGCACTGAGAGAGAGGCGTCCTAA
- the LOC133886674 gene encoding zinc finger CCCH domain-containing protein 63-like isoform X8: MAAPSAGAGGGGGGGEGSSSSAAAAAAATIGPHGVDEEAMWQMNLGEAVESGPYPERVGEPDCSYYMRTGLCRFGMTCKFNHPADRKLAVAAARMKGEYPQRIGQPECQYYLKTGTCKFGATCKFHHPREKAAMANQVQLNALGYPLRPNEMECSYYLRTGQCKFGSTCKFHHPQPSNTMVAVRGSVYSPGQSATSPGQHAYQRAVTSWPLSRSGSFIASPRWPGHSSYAQVIVPPGLVQVPGWNPYAAQIGSSSSDDHQRMPGAAQYYTGSHQSETPGMGDQGIFSSYQAGSVPIGLYAVQRENVFPERPDQPECQFYMKTGDCKFGAVCKFHHPKERTIPTPNCALSSLGLPLRWGEPVCTFYSRYGMCKFGPNCKFDHPMGTVVYGLASSPTSDVSTARRMLAQVPSHSEVSLDNGSGRSRRITHSDPQQIPSGERSTEREAS, from the exons ATGGCGGCGCCGTCCGCCGGGGCAGGGGGAGGCGGGGGCGGCGGGgagggctcctcctcctcggccgccgctgccgccgcggcgaCGATCGGGCCCCACGGGGTCGACGAAG AGGCGATGTGGCAGATGAATTTAGGAGAAGCCGTGGAATCTGGGCCATACCCAGAGCGTGTTGGAGAGCCAGACTGTAGTTATTACATGAGGACCGGCCTCTGCAGGTTTGGGATGACCTGTAAATTTAATCATCCAGCAGACAGAAAGCTG gctgttgctgctgcaagAATGAAGGGAGAATATCCTCAAAGAATCGGCCAGCCTGAATGCCAA TACTATCTAAAGACCGGCACATGCAAATTTGGAGCAACCTGCAAGTTTCACCACCCCCGAGAAAAGGCTGCGATGGCAAATCAAGTACAGTTGAATGCTTTGGGCTACCCACTACGACCG AATGAAATGGAATGTTCTTATTATTTAAGAACAGGGCAGTGCAAGTTTGGAAGCACATGTAAGTTTCACCATCCACAACCATCTAACACCATGGTTGCGGTACGTGGCTCTGTTTATTCACCTGGACAGTCTGCAACTTCTCCTGGTCAGCATGCTTACCAAAGGGCTGTAACAAGCTGGCCCTTGTCAAGATCTGGTTCTTTCATTGCAAGTCCGAGGTGGCCAGGTCATTCAAGCTATGCACAAGTGATTGTTCCTCCGGGGCTTGTTCAGGTCCCAGGGTGGAATCCTTATGCT gcACAGATTGGTTCTTCGTCTTCGGATGACCACCAGCGGATGCCCGGAGCTGCCCAATACTATACTGGCTCACACCAGAGTGAGACACCTGGCATGGGTGATCAAGGAATCTTTTCATCATACCAAGCTGGTTCTGTTCCTATTGGACTTTATGCCGTACAGAGGGAGAATGTATTTCCAGAGAGACCTGACCAACCTGAATGTCAGTTCTATATGAAAACTGGAGACTGTAAGTTTGGTGCCGTATGCAAGTTCCATCATCCCAAAGAGCGGACAATTCCTACTCCCAATTGTGCGCTGAGCTCACTAGGCCTGCCATTACGCTGG GGAGAGCCCGTATGCACTTTCTATTCTCGCTATGGCATGTGCAAGTTTGGTCCAAACTGCAAATTCGACCATCCAATGGGAACCGTCGTATATGGCCTTGCCTCTTCACCAACTAGTGATGTATCAACTGCTCGACGTATGCTGGCACAAGTACCATCGCATTCAGAAGTATCGCTTGACAATGGGTCCGGAAGGTCTCGGAGGATTACCCATTCAGATCCCCAGCAAATACCCTCTGGTGAAAGGAGCACTGAGAGAGAGGCGTCCTAA
- the LOC133886674 gene encoding zinc finger CCCH domain-containing protein 63-like isoform X7, whose protein sequence is MAAPSAGAGGGGGGGEGSSSSAAAAAAATIGPHGVDEVAEAMWQMNLGEAVESGPYPERVGEPDCSYYMRTGLCRFGMTCKFNHPADRKLAVAAARMKGEYPQRIGQPECQYYLKTGTCKFGATCKFHHPREKAAMANQVQLNALGYPLRPNEMECSYYLRTGQCKFGSTCKFHHPQPSNTMVAVRGSVYSPGQSATSPGQHAYQRAVTSWPLSRSGSFIASPRWPGHSSYAQVIVPPGLVQVPGWNPYAAQIGSSSSDDHQRMPGAAQYYTGSHQSETPGMGDQGIFSSYQAGSVPIGLYAVQRENVFPERPDQPECQFYMKTGDCKFGAVCKFHHPKERTIPTPNCALSSLGLPLRWGEPVCTFYSRYGMCKFGPNCKFDHPMGTVVYGLASSPTSDVSTARRMLAQVPSHSEVSLDNGSGRSRRITHSDPQQIPSGERSTEREAS, encoded by the exons ATGGCGGCGCCGTCCGCCGGGGCAGGGGGAGGCGGGGGCGGCGGGgagggctcctcctcctcggccgccgctgccgccgcggcgaCGATCGGGCCCCACGGGGTCGACGAAG TTGCAGAGGCGATGTGGCAGATGAATTTAGGAGAAGCCGTGGAATCTGGGCCATACCCAGAGCGTGTTGGAGAGCCAGACTGTAGTTATTACATGAGGACCGGCCTCTGCAGGTTTGGGATGACCTGTAAATTTAATCATCCAGCAGACAGAAAGCTG gctgttgctgctgcaagAATGAAGGGAGAATATCCTCAAAGAATCGGCCAGCCTGAATGCCAA TACTATCTAAAGACCGGCACATGCAAATTTGGAGCAACCTGCAAGTTTCACCACCCCCGAGAAAAGGCTGCGATGGCAAATCAAGTACAGTTGAATGCTTTGGGCTACCCACTACGACCG AATGAAATGGAATGTTCTTATTATTTAAGAACAGGGCAGTGCAAGTTTGGAAGCACATGTAAGTTTCACCATCCACAACCATCTAACACCATGGTTGCGGTACGTGGCTCTGTTTATTCACCTGGACAGTCTGCAACTTCTCCTGGTCAGCATGCTTACCAAAGGGCTGTAACAAGCTGGCCCTTGTCAAGATCTGGTTCTTTCATTGCAAGTCCGAGGTGGCCAGGTCATTCAAGCTATGCACAAGTGATTGTTCCTCCGGGGCTTGTTCAGGTCCCAGGGTGGAATCCTTATGCT gcACAGATTGGTTCTTCGTCTTCGGATGACCACCAGCGGATGCCCGGAGCTGCCCAATACTATACTGGCTCACACCAGAGTGAGACACCTGGCATGGGTGATCAAGGAATCTTTTCATCATACCAAGCTGGTTCTGTTCCTATTGGACTTTATGCCGTACAGAGGGAGAATGTATTTCCAGAGAGACCTGACCAACCTGAATGTCAGTTCTATATGAAAACTGGAGACTGTAAGTTTGGTGCCGTATGCAAGTTCCATCATCCCAAAGAGCGGACAATTCCTACTCCCAATTGTGCGCTGAGCTCACTAGGCCTGCCATTACGCTGG GGAGAGCCCGTATGCACTTTCTATTCTCGCTATGGCATGTGCAAGTTTGGTCCAAACTGCAAATTCGACCATCCAATGGGAACCGTCGTATATGGCCTTGCCTCTTCACCAACTAGTGATGTATCAACTGCTCGACGTATGCTGGCACAAGTACCATCGCATTCAGAAGTATCGCTTGACAATGGGTCCGGAAGGTCTCGGAGGATTACCCATTCAGATCCCCAGCAAATACCCTCTGGTGAAAGGAGCACTGAGAGAGAGGCGTCCTAA
- the LOC133886674 gene encoding zinc finger CCCH domain-containing protein 63-like isoform X5: protein MSYLLDNAEATPLIARDGSCAAGEGSCSAGESSSSAAAVAMAVAAAVIRPHGADEVAEAMWQMNLGEAVESGPYPERVGEPDCSYYMRTGLCRFGMTCKFNHPADRKLAVAAARMKGEYPQRIGQPECQYYLKTGTCKFGATCKFHHPREKAAMANQVQLNALGYPLRPNEMECSYYLRTGQCKFGSTCKFHHPQPSNTMVAVRGSVYSPGQSATSPGQHAYQRAVTSWPLSRSGSFIASPRWPGHSSYAQVIVPPGLVQVPGWNPYAIGSSSSDDHQRMPGAAQYYTGSHQSETPGMGDQGIFSSYQAGSVPIGLYAVQRENVFPERPDQPECQFYMKTGDCKFGAVCKFHHPKERTIPTPNCALSSLGLPLRWGEPVCTFYSRYGMCKFGPNCKFDHPMGTVVYGLASSPTSDVSTARRMLAQVPSHSEVSLDNGSGRSRRITHSDPQQIPSGERSTEREAS, encoded by the exons ATGTCCTATCTCTTGGATAATGCTGAG GCGACACCGTTGATTGCCAGGGATGGCTCCTGTGCTGCAGGGGAGGGCTCCTGTTCTGCAGGGGAGAGCTCCTCTTCAGCCGCCGCAGTCGCTATGGCTGTCGCAGCTGCCGTCATAAGGCCCCATGGGGCTGATGAAG TTGCAGAGGCGATGTGGCAGATGAATTTAGGAGAAGCCGTGGAATCTGGGCCATACCCAGAGCGTGTTGGAGAGCCAGACTGTAGTTATTACATGAGGACCGGCCTCTGCAGGTTTGGGATGACCTGTAAATTTAATCATCCAGCAGACAGAAAGCTG gctgttgctgctgcaagAATGAAGGGAGAATATCCTCAAAGAATCGGCCAGCCTGAATGCCAA TACTATCTAAAGACCGGCACATGCAAATTTGGAGCAACCTGCAAGTTTCACCACCCCCGAGAAAAGGCTGCGATGGCAAATCAAGTACAGTTGAATGCTTTGGGCTACCCACTACGACCG AATGAAATGGAATGTTCTTATTATTTAAGAACAGGGCAGTGCAAGTTTGGAAGCACATGTAAGTTTCACCATCCACAACCATCTAACACCATGGTTGCGGTACGTGGCTCTGTTTATTCACCTGGACAGTCTGCAACTTCTCCTGGTCAGCATGCTTACCAAAGGGCTGTAACAAGCTGGCCCTTGTCAAGATCTGGTTCTTTCATTGCAAGTCCGAGGTGGCCAGGTCATTCAAGCTATGCACAAGTGATTGTTCCTCCGGGGCTTGTTCAGGTCCCAGGGTGGAATCCTTATGCT ATTGGTTCTTCGTCTTCGGATGACCACCAGCGGATGCCCGGAGCTGCCCAATACTATACTGGCTCACACCAGAGTGAGACACCTGGCATGGGTGATCAAGGAATCTTTTCATCATACCAAGCTGGTTCTGTTCCTATTGGACTTTATGCCGTACAGAGGGAGAATGTATTTCCAGAGAGACCTGACCAACCTGAATGTCAGTTCTATATGAAAACTGGAGACTGTAAGTTTGGTGCCGTATGCAAGTTCCATCATCCCAAAGAGCGGACAATTCCTACTCCCAATTGTGCGCTGAGCTCACTAGGCCTGCCATTACGCTGG GGAGAGCCCGTATGCACTTTCTATTCTCGCTATGGCATGTGCAAGTTTGGTCCAAACTGCAAATTCGACCATCCAATGGGAACCGTCGTATATGGCCTTGCCTCTTCACCAACTAGTGATGTATCAACTGCTCGACGTATGCTGGCACAAGTACCATCGCATTCAGAAGTATCGCTTGACAATGGGTCCGGAAGGTCTCGGAGGATTACCCATTCAGATCCCCAGCAAATACCCTCTGGTGAAAGGAGCACTGAGAGAGAGGCGTCCTAA